Proteins from one Juglans microcarpa x Juglans regia isolate MS1-56 chromosome 1S, Jm3101_v1.0, whole genome shotgun sequence genomic window:
- the LOC121246106 gene encoding ubiquinone biosynthesis monooxygenase COQ6, mitochondrial isoform X1: MNRVIARKLAANVSRLKVRQEYFCTDAAARVSVFNRGQSSQEHKEKNDFANNIQQYDIAIVGGGMVGMALACSLASMPLTKHLNVAIIDSNPALGSRVRLNKGDPPDARVSTVTPATISLFKDVGAWQYIEQNRHAYFDKMQVWDYTGLGYTRYNARDINKEVLGCVVENKVLHDSLLSCIETTDFQKTFHPSRLTSMTLHPSSSSMGMDSTLLKTPSSSLGHLAKLELSDGKSIFAKLVVGADGGKSRVRELAGFKTTGWNYSQDAIICTVEHSVENQCAWQRFLPAGPIALLPLGNNFSNIVWTMNPKEALNRKLMNEDDFVKDTNAALDYGYGPHPKSSLLEMGDMFSWLRGDVTLSATEGFEVPPKVVKLASERMVFPLSLKHANDYASKRVVLIGDAAHTVHPLAGQGVNMGFGDALALSRVIAEGIAVGIDIGEVTMLKKYEEERKRANIMMMAILDGFQKAYSVDFGPLNLLRAAVFHGANYISPLKRNIISYASGDQRLPLFS; the protein is encoded by the exons ATGAATAG GGTGATTGCGAGAAAACTTGCTGCAAATGTCTCCAGGTTAAAAGTTCGGCAGGAATATTTCTGCACTGATGCAGCTGCAAGAGTATCTGTTTTTAATCGTGGCCAATCCAGTCAA GAGCACAAGGAGAAAAATGATTTCGCAAATAACATTCAGCAGTATGACATTGCAATAGTTGGAGGAGGCATGGTTGGCATGGCTCTAGCTTGTTCCTTGG CTAGCATGCCATTGACAAAACACTTGAATGTTGCCATCATTGATAGCAATCCTGCATTGGGGAGTAGAGTCCGCTTAAACAAAGGAGACCCCCCAGATGCAAGGGTCAGTACAGTAACACCCGCAACTATATCTCTTTTCAAAG ATGTTGGTGCTTGGCAATACATTGAACAGAATCGACATGCATATTTTGATAAGATGCAG GTTTGGGATTATACTGGCTTAGGATACACAAGATACAATGCAAGAGATATAAATAAAGAAGTGCTAGG GTGTGTAGTGGAAAATAAGGTCCTTCACGATTCTCTGCTGTCATGTATAGAG ACTACAGATTTCCAGAAGACATTCCATCCTTCCAGGTTAACTTCGATGACTTTACATCCAAGCTCTTCATCCATGGGGATGGATAGCACATTACTAAAGACACCATCATCTTCTCTGGGGCATTTAGCAAAGCTGGAACTGAGTGATGGCAAGAGCATATTTGCAAAGCTGGTG GTTGGAGCCGATGGTGGCAAGTCACGTGTCAGGGAGTTAGCAGGATTCAAGACAACTGGATGGAACTATTCACAGGATGCAATCATATGTACAGTAGAACATTCTGTTGAAAACCAATGTGCATGGCAAAGGTTTCTACCTGCAGGTCCAATTGCACTTTTGCCATTGGGAAATAATTTTAGTAATATTGTATGGACTATGAACCCAAAAGAGGCATTGAACCGCAAATTAATGAATGAGGATGACTTTGTGAAAGATACAAATGCTGCTCTTGACTATGGATATGGTCCTCATCCTAAGTCAAGCTTATTAGAAATGGGAGACATGTTTTCTTGGCTCAGAGGAGATGTGACGTTATCAGCTACTGAGGGTTTTGAAGTTCCACCGAAAGTAGTTAAGCTGGCTTCAGAAAGAATGGTATTTCCATTGTCTTTGAAGCATGCGAATGACTATGCATCAAAGCGTGTCGTTCTAATTGGTGATGCAGCACACACAGTTCATCCTCTGGCTGGTCAAGGAGTCAATATGGGTTTTGGAGATGCATTGGCTCTTTCAAGAGTCATTGCTGAGGGTATAGCTGTAGGCATCGACATAGGAGAG GTAACGATGTTAAAGAAATacgaagaagagagaaaaagggcaAATATTATGATGATGGCAATCCTGGATGGCTTTCAGAAGGCATATTCTGTTGATTTTGGACCCCTAAATCTCCTGCGAGCTGCAGTATTCCATGGGGCAAACTATATTTCTCcacttaaaagaaatattatttcgTATGCATCAGGGGACCAGAGACTGCCACTTTTCTCTTGA
- the LOC121246106 gene encoding ubiquinone biosynthesis monooxygenase COQ6, mitochondrial isoform X2, which yields MVGMALACSLASMPLTKHLNVAIIDSNPALGSRVRLNKGDPPDARVSTVTPATISLFKDVGAWQYIEQNRHAYFDKMQVWDYTGLGYTRYNARDINKEVLGCVVENKVLHDSLLSCIETTDFQKTFHPSRLTSMTLHPSSSSMGMDSTLLKTPSSSLGHLAKLELSDGKSIFAKLVVGADGGKSRVRELAGFKTTGWNYSQDAIICTVEHSVENQCAWQRFLPAGPIALLPLGNNFSNIVWTMNPKEALNRKLMNEDDFVKDTNAALDYGYGPHPKSSLLEMGDMFSWLRGDVTLSATEGFEVPPKVVKLASERMVFPLSLKHANDYASKRVVLIGDAAHTVHPLAGQGVNMGFGDALALSRVIAEGIAVGIDIGEVTMLKKYEEERKRANIMMMAILDGFQKAYSVDFGPLNLLRAAVFHGANYISPLKRNIISYASGDQRLPLFS from the exons ATGGTTGGCATGGCTCTAGCTTGTTCCTTGG CTAGCATGCCATTGACAAAACACTTGAATGTTGCCATCATTGATAGCAATCCTGCATTGGGGAGTAGAGTCCGCTTAAACAAAGGAGACCCCCCAGATGCAAGGGTCAGTACAGTAACACCCGCAACTATATCTCTTTTCAAAG ATGTTGGTGCTTGGCAATACATTGAACAGAATCGACATGCATATTTTGATAAGATGCAG GTTTGGGATTATACTGGCTTAGGATACACAAGATACAATGCAAGAGATATAAATAAAGAAGTGCTAGG GTGTGTAGTGGAAAATAAGGTCCTTCACGATTCTCTGCTGTCATGTATAGAG ACTACAGATTTCCAGAAGACATTCCATCCTTCCAGGTTAACTTCGATGACTTTACATCCAAGCTCTTCATCCATGGGGATGGATAGCACATTACTAAAGACACCATCATCTTCTCTGGGGCATTTAGCAAAGCTGGAACTGAGTGATGGCAAGAGCATATTTGCAAAGCTGGTG GTTGGAGCCGATGGTGGCAAGTCACGTGTCAGGGAGTTAGCAGGATTCAAGACAACTGGATGGAACTATTCACAGGATGCAATCATATGTACAGTAGAACATTCTGTTGAAAACCAATGTGCATGGCAAAGGTTTCTACCTGCAGGTCCAATTGCACTTTTGCCATTGGGAAATAATTTTAGTAATATTGTATGGACTATGAACCCAAAAGAGGCATTGAACCGCAAATTAATGAATGAGGATGACTTTGTGAAAGATACAAATGCTGCTCTTGACTATGGATATGGTCCTCATCCTAAGTCAAGCTTATTAGAAATGGGAGACATGTTTTCTTGGCTCAGAGGAGATGTGACGTTATCAGCTACTGAGGGTTTTGAAGTTCCACCGAAAGTAGTTAAGCTGGCTTCAGAAAGAATGGTATTTCCATTGTCTTTGAAGCATGCGAATGACTATGCATCAAAGCGTGTCGTTCTAATTGGTGATGCAGCACACACAGTTCATCCTCTGGCTGGTCAAGGAGTCAATATGGGTTTTGGAGATGCATTGGCTCTTTCAAGAGTCATTGCTGAGGGTATAGCTGTAGGCATCGACATAGGAGAG GTAACGATGTTAAAGAAATacgaagaagagagaaaaagggcaAATATTATGATGATGGCAATCCTGGATGGCTTTCAGAAGGCATATTCTGTTGATTTTGGACCCCTAAATCTCCTGCGAGCTGCAGTATTCCATGGGGCAAACTATATTTCTCcacttaaaagaaatattatttcgTATGCATCAGGGGACCAGAGACTGCCACTTTTCTCTTGA
- the LOC121246132 gene encoding uncharacterized protein LOC121246132 isoform X2 produces MYHQGIWTRGGEESNRNSNTNNAKKQSTSDKEDGAMERFHNHELQLQNKSNESSYCGRGGTNGPQVECPTLKSNLKKRTTVDANQQRIEKRKVSWLDAHGKDIAHVQEFESSVSEDGELGGVRNSCVCAIQ; encoded by the exons ATGTACCATCAAGGAATTTGGACAAGAGGGGGTGAAGAAAGCAACAGAAACAGCAATACCAACAATGCTAAGAAGCAGTCCACTTCAGACAAGGAAGATGGGGCCATGGAAAGGTTCCATAATCATGAATTACAACTTCAAAATAAGAGCAATGAGAGCAGCTACTGTGGGAGAGGTGGGACTAATGGGCCTCAAGTTGAATGCCCTACTCTCAAGAGTAATCTCAAGAAAAGAACAACAGTGGATGCTAATCAACAAAGGATAGAAAAGAGGAAAGTTAGTTGGCTTGATGCTCATGGCAAAGATATTGCTCATGTCCAAGAATTTGAGTCAAG TGTCTCAGAAGATGGGGAACTTGGAGGAGTGAGGAACTCTTGTGTGTGCGCTATTCAGTGA
- the LOC121246132 gene encoding uncharacterized protein LOC121246132 isoform X1 encodes MYHQGIWTRGGEESNRNSNTNNAKKQSTSDKEDGAMERFHNHELQLQNKSNESSYCGRGGTNGPQVECPTLKSNLKKRTTVDANQQRIEKRKVSWLDAHGKDIAHVQEFESRRWGTWRSEELLCVRYSVNQDVQNV; translated from the exons ATGTACCATCAAGGAATTTGGACAAGAGGGGGTGAAGAAAGCAACAGAAACAGCAATACCAACAATGCTAAGAAGCAGTCCACTTCAGACAAGGAAGATGGGGCCATGGAAAGGTTCCATAATCATGAATTACAACTTCAAAATAAGAGCAATGAGAGCAGCTACTGTGGGAGAGGTGGGACTAATGGGCCTCAAGTTGAATGCCCTACTCTCAAGAGTAATCTCAAGAAAAGAACAACAGTGGATGCTAATCAACAAAGGATAGAAAAGAGGAAAGTTAGTTGGCTTGATGCTCATGGCAAAGATATTGCTCATGTCCAAGAATTTGAGTCAAG AAGATGGGGAACTTGGAGGAGTGAGGAACTCTTGTGTGTGCGCTATTCAGTGAATCAAGATGTTCAAAATGTATGA